CTTATTAATGACAATAAACAAGCAAAAcagataattttgtaaatcaactTACGTGATTGACAGCTCGGGAAAGCAGCGACTGGCACGTCTGCAGCTGGATGAAAATGAGGCACGAAATTCTACCTGCCGAAAACATGGTCATCACCCACCAAAAAAAAGGGGTCTCAAGttcattaaataataattatatcgGAAATTAGTACTCGAATATCAGATTTTGTACCATCAAAAGAACTTGATCTACAAATTTACTTCTTTAAGTTGGGACTTTTGTACCTTCTTCGTATATACTTCCAAcattccttttaaatttttcaagAATTATCACCAAGTCCCAAAAGCATGCAATTTTACAAAGAGAACATCCTATACGctattaaacattaaatattcaagaaaaaaaattggaaCCAACCAGCCAAAATCTTGATGTGTTCCCTTCAGTTAGCAAGGCTTCCAATTGCAATGGTGTCAGTTTACTTGCAGAACCTAGGAAAATCAATTCATAAGCAAAAGAAACAGCATTTCTATCAAAATGGAATGTTAGTTGTTCTTCTAACTATAACGAAAAACTGAAAGGAATTTCATTAGTACCAAGCTCTTCGTAAGGAGGTTGCTGTGTTAAAACATATATCActgtaaaaaataaaaagcaatgTCATCATAAACCTGCAATTTTTAAAGTTGTACTAACAATTTGTGCACAAACCATAGCATTTACAAAATTATCTTAGCAAGATAAGCAACAATAATACCTGAAAACACCACTAAATACCACAAAGTCAAGTGATAGTCCATTATTAGAGTAAGGGCAATAAGAAAGATCTGGGAAAAGAAGGGAAATTTTAGTTGCAAATCATATccaataaaatgaaacaaaaaaaaccaAACAAATGGGTGACCTTACCTTTCCAAAAAACAATGTATCAGCAATGAAAGCCTCCCATGTTTCTTCTCTTGCCATCTGCTTGCAAAGCGGGGAAAAAAACCAGTACATCACACCATTAAAGAAAACTTTTTTTCAAAGTTACTCGATTACCTTGTATGCAATCAGCATAAAGAAGGCCAAAACCGCTTGAATTTCCTATACCCAAAATAGGAAAATTGGAGATCTGTTAAGGTTAGAAAAAAATGGGGTTTGGCTGGTGAAAAAGAAGAGTAGGGGGTAGAATGAGAAATTACCCTATAAAAGAGTAGTTGAGTGATTTGAGGGGAGAGGACATTAGAAGCAGAGCTCCGAACGATGAAATAAGAGAAGAAAGCTAGGAAATGGAAGAAATAATACGGCTCTCCTACCATCTGATTCAACCACTCCATTGGATTACTTCGTTTCTTGTCCATTATTTTGTATTCACACTTGTCTTGCTTTTCTGGGGTTGGATCTGAGTCGGGTTAAGAGCTTCGGTTTTCTGTTACAGGTTCTTCCATTTTTGTTCTCGTCGAAGTCGAATGAAAGAATCGTGTTCTTTTCTCTGTCGCAACGAATGTGCCAATTTCTCCCAAGGATCTTCAAACCCGAAAAACACCTTGGACCTCATGGCCCGAATTTCGCACATGGATTGAATCCATAGTCTGAACTTTTGCAAAGGGAGAGGCCTGAAACTATTAGGCGAATTTGGGCTTTTAAAAGAGATATTTTGTGAGGGCTTGACAAAACCTATTCAAACAAAAAttatgttgttgttttttttttataagtatttGTATTTTATCCAAAAAGTAAAAAACTTGGTACAAAGAACGAAGAACAATAGTGTTATGTGCATCACAAatcaaagaatcaaagaaaaacaaaaataaattcagCAAATTCTAGTTCAAACAAAGTTGCTATGTATTTCAAgttttagtatatcaaataattatcatttctatGTACTGCaagtttaatttcatgattttaagtatttaccattttctatttttattctgttgaatttctcagaatttcgatggattttcagggatacactttagtgtacaaattcgggtccgtcaatttatattcatgtgcgcacatttttcaattcagagagcacacttccgcgaacctcatttcttacagcgggattactagtccaagctaaatcccctacaagagagcacactcccgcgaacctcatttcttacagcgggattaccggTCCAAgaagagagcacactcccgcgaacctcatttcttacagcgggattactagtccaggctaaatcccctgtaatgacaattactctaatgagattggatctgaattaccagtccaggctaaattcagaccctaattcggattacctgtctgggctaaatccatttttcacatattcttcggaagggctatatcaagatcacccgtccgggctagatcttttttaccgccaattctttttcagagatccatcgaatttctgAAATTTCAaagggataaatatgaaaaataataagggtaatagaaaacatggaattgaattattattggaaatatattatcgaatttaatacccagtttggattgaacgcgggattgagtacaatcgttcagtgccaaaggatgaattgacggataagaccataactgggttatggcattacaaatgtaaaggatgaattgacggcaaattacccaagtaaaccgaggtttaGTATTTGTTGCAGACTTTCGTGTTTACTatctgtttagctctcatgagcttaagTTCAGTCGTCGGGCTTCtgaaaacgatgtactcatatccgtaagtcgttctttgaTACAGAAAGAAACGGTAAAAGACTTATGTGGTTGAATTGAAggatttatagattattattggtattgatctaaaataaatgTAACCATTGGTATTTAAATGATATAATGGGTAAAGTTCTGAAGTGAGATAacataagtttgaaatgaactatTACCGGTATGAACgcgaaattcatgaaaatgatggtacatgaaatatcaaaataataaaatgaatgatatatacttatgaagaaacgatAATAGAATGATATGTATTTGAAGGAAAATATGCTAGTGTACATGAAAAAGTGGTatggtttaaattatgcaatttcttatgaaatgacttatcatgtgatcaaTTCGGTAAAGGCTTTAGTTAAATGCAGTAGCTTGTGACTatgattgaatgatatgtttatgatttGTGTGTCACGCATATGGAATAAGTGTCgaaagtaaagaaatgaaaatgaaaataaagaaattatgaagagttaaagttatataaaGTCCTACTGTGaatttattcaccttgtgagttgatgaatatagcttcatgagtaCTATGGTATTAATattggattattttttatatgtatagaattcatattttaaatgaactaatatgattaaatactacacgagcttactaagcatccaTTGCTtacgtatttttttatttaccctacagattatcgaaagctcgattggttctatcgataattttggatgatttgattctggttataatgacatgtataagttaatttggccaacgttggctcattaatgttttgattttggttggtttcaaatatgaatgctagatgaaatgaaatgtctgaaaattaatctgtaaattttgataatgctctgtaaccctatttctgCGATAGAtttgggttaggagtgttacaatttatatataaaataagttatattattataagtatatttttatataaaatcaaaaaaaattcgataataataaaattaaaactcgCAAcccaataaattttaaatattaattttacttttttaatctaatttttttcacCCACTATCATAATCAATTATATGTTTTACGTGGGTTTAGCTTTCAATGAATTAAGtccatttatttatataagatttatttaataaaatgggCCTAAAGATAAGCAACCATTCCGGAAGGAAAATGATAACGTCCCGGTCCACGTGAGCTGTGCGGAGAGACGGTGGATGTTAGACACGTTTGTCTTCAACATCACTCACGTGACCGCTCGGCACGTGGCCTCACGTTAtcgggtttttatttatttatttatcatacaaaCGTTATCGTTGAAACTATATGCTAGAAGAACCACAATAATACACACTCTAATGTCTtggaacaaatatatatttttatttatgtatacgCTCCTATGCCTTTTTAAGTCTTATCTCATTTGGTCCAACTCGAAGCATCATGGAAACCCGAAACTACATTTGATCACCGTCAGATCTGGCTTTTGACACGAGGCAATGCACTCACATGGGCTGCTGACACCACCCACCCTCCCGCCCCCTATCACGTGCAAATTGGACCCATTCATGCAAATCCCAATTTCCTTTTAcgattaaaagaaaaatatcaaaGTGAGTGAGAAATAAAAAGGTCTGTTAAATGGAGACCTCCACGCTAAGCAATGCCTTCGGTACCTTCACTTTTTCAGGctttacttttaattcaagcttaaaagaaaaaaggagaaaaaattaCAACTATAAAATTCTCAATAGCATTAAAATCAAAGAATTATTTTACAGAAATAAATAAGATTTGTGAACAGTAAAAACCTTATCCTCTCTTCGGAGTATACTCGCTTCGGGATTGGTGTCAGCTAGGGGACCCACCTTCTCCGTCTCTCCGCTTCTTGATACTTGCCACGTGGGCGTCCTAACACTTTATTTAAATCGATAGTTGCACCATGCAGCCGCAtttccaaaaccataaaacatcCATGGATTTATTGGAAGGATTTTGGTAACAAGTAATATTAACTAAATATAAGACTTTCCagtgtattaaaaatatattatttattataaataacttaaaatatacattttaagacaataattaacaaaaaaaattatttcttttcctttgtgCTGTAATAGAGATATTAGTTCCCTAATAAAACTGCAGAAAAATAGGTTAAACGACGTAATAGAGCATATTTTTCACATTAATTAGCAATAGATTGACTCGTTcgtaatcctacgtggcagtttTGTCGAAAAAGTGAAAGAACCCTGTTGGCATCTCCTTCTTCTATAAATCCCGACCGTTTAACTAATCAAGTTTAGCTGTAATAATCGTGCTTATTAGTGGGGTTTGAATATAATACCCGAATTAGcaggtgaaattaaaaaaaaaattaaagaaaggagCGAATATCagagaataaattatttttttttaaaagaaggaAACGTAATTAAAAATCATAGGCGCAACTCTCGAGGGAAAATAAAGCAGAGGAATCGGGCTGTAAACTTGGACGCTAATGCACAAGCCTTAGCGACAAGTCTAAAAGATCGGTTCCTAAGGATTGGATTTTAACACGATATAAAATTTTATCCTCTCCCTAATCattgattaattaatttgttaattacTTCTTTAACCAATGATGCTCagtaaattatgtttaattaattctGACAggaaaatacaattttaatttaaattactgTCATCGCCCTATGTGGGATGTGAGTAAACCGGAGTTGTAAGCAATGAAATAATGATTGTGTGCAATACGTGGTGTTTATAGTTGTTGTTCACTTGGGTGATCATCACCATCATCTACTATCATCAACTACACGTGCGGTTAGATTTTTATCATCAATGGAAACCAAACTTGCGGGCCCCACCTTGATGGTAGCCCCCTGATTTTGTTAACCCTCGGATCATGACTTATTATTAGGTTTATGTCGTTTTTAATTTTGTACGGGTGATttgatttttaacattttaagcTATTTTTGAGTAATTTTCATGGGTTCTAAttgttatttgattttatatatagAAGATatcatatattgaaatttaaatgtCAATTTAATTAACACTAGATAACTATATAATTAGGTTTGAAATTTACTATACTTTTTTACCACTATCATGTTCACGTATGATGatgatatttttagaattaagtCAGTGAGGCATTAGTATTGTAGATAAAAGTAGAAGTCTTGATTTTCATGTATCTAAATTTTTGGTCGTTATGTAAATCTTAATTTGAttacttcataatttatttttatttcattttgatttgattttgtaatTTGCTGacactaatttgtacttttaaacccacacacaacaaaaaaaaagcttaaaCGAAAAGGGGTAAGTCCCTTGCAAAATTGACATTGTCGTCAACGCCATGGATGTTTTATTTTTCCGTTGTGATAGGGATCCTAAAAAAGGGAAATTACATGGTGCTGAGTCTCATACTCAAAGCATGCAACGCATCTTCCACAAGAAGCTTCTCCATATACCAGATGGAGGTTGATGAATAAGATACAAATCCAAATCCTACTTATTATGATTTAATGAAACGTTGATATTCTATTGGACTCGATGTTTCTTCAAATAATTTTAAGTACTTGAAAAATTGATAGACAAAATTTCGATTAAAAACAATACTAATTTATTGAAGGGTTAGCCAACTTTAGACAGTTAatactttaaattaaaaaaaaaaaacttcccctcaacaattattgaaaatatttttattttatatttaatgttaacaaaaaaatttatttaatttaaaacatcgGGGTTTGATTACATATATAACTTTAAaagaaccaaattaaaaaaatttcttttatatttgtttttctttaaaaaaaaaagcaatgaacaataaactaaaataaaagaataaattgaGACATGCATGTTAGTTTGAAAGTGGATCGATTTAATATAATAGCATTACCCAAAAGGGCAAAATCCCAAAGAAAAGGGCAGTAAAGTAAGTTCACACTAGATTTTCCTTTATCTCAAttaaagtttatttaaattatttaaaatttccattattaaaaaaataaaaacgtcGTCAAAATGCACTAGTTTAGCTGTCCGCCAGCCCCCTTCAAACGCAAATAAACCCTCAATCTCTCTCTTGAAAACCACAACTCCCCACAcctctctctcttttctctctaCACTCACACATTTTCCTCACTATACTCTCTCTTTAACGCCACCTCCCCTTCCAAATAAAGAAAACGTATTACCCCCCCCCGCCCAAATCAAAGCCATGGAGGCGCCTGCATTCGTTCCAGGAACCACCTGTTGTTCCCAATTCACGCCTGACAAACCTGACCATTTCATTGTCGAGGACTTGCTCGATTTTTCCAACGACGATACCATTTTAACCGACCAAACCTTCGACTCCTTCTCCGCTGCTGTCCACTCCACCGATTCTTCCTCCGTTACTCCCTTCGACACCTGCAATTCCTCCTCCTTCTCTGCTTCCCAACCCAATTTAGTCGCCGGTATTGCTTCCCGTGCTTTTAACGATGGTCACTCCTCCGCTGACCTTTATGTGCCGGTAATCCCCCCCTacatgcaatcatatatataaaatatggctggtttttttttttttataaataaactgGAATATATATGTGAATTTCAGCTCATTATTTTTACTGCTTCCGCAagccaattaaataaattttacaactACGTATCTTCGGAATTTTGGTTCGAATTTCAAAAAGTATAGTGAGTCGTAAGCAAAGATTTCGCGTATTTTCTACTTTTGATTATTTTCCTGGCAACCAAACAAAGATAAAGATTAAGAGCCATGTGCATGGCAAGTGCAAATTGGTTAAAGCTGTGTGAATAGCtttattgaagtaaaaaaaaaaagcgaAAATGAAAATTGGCtgataatcatatatattttttatacagtGTGATGATTTAGCTGAGCTAGAATGGCTGTCAAATTTCGTGGACGAATCATTTTCAAGTGATGACCTGCAAAAGCACCAGCTGATATCCGGAATAAAAATCCGACCCGATGAATCATCAGAGACCGGAGGGTTTCAATCCGTTCTGCCCAACCAAATTAACGACGCCATTGATAATGGTGACAACAACCACAGTAACAATACCAACAACCCAATTTTCCATCCAGACATGTCGGTGCCCGCCAAGGCCAGGAGCAAACGGTCTCGTGCTGCGCCATGCAACTGGGCCTCCCGCCTCCTTGTTCTCAGCCCGACAACTTCATCTTCCGAGCCTGACATCGTCGTCCCGGTGCAACCACCTCCACCGAACCACCCTGGTAAAAAGCCCGTCAAAACGATATCGTCGAAGAAAAAAGAGGGTGGCGTAGCAAATTCGGATGGGCGGAAGTGCCTTCATTGTGCTACGGATAAGACGCCGCAGTGGAGGACTGGCCCCATGGGTCCCAAAACATTATGTAATGCATGTGGCGTGAGGTATAAATCGGGTCGGCTTGTGCCCGAATACCGACCCGCTGCTAGCCCCACATTCGTGCTCACAAAGCATTCAAATTCCCACCGCAAGGTGCTGGAGCTTAGGCGACAGAAGGAAATGTTAAGGGCTCAACAGCACCATCAGCAACCATTCATGCACCACCATCATCAGAACATGGTTTTCGATGTATCCAACGGTGATGATTACTTGATCCACCAACACGTGGGCCCTG
The genomic region above belongs to Gossypium hirsutum isolate 1008001.06 chromosome D05, Gossypium_hirsutum_v2.1, whole genome shotgun sequence and contains:
- the LOC107906964 gene encoding thioredoxin-related transmembrane protein 2 produces the protein MDKKRSNPMEWLNQMVGEPYYFFHFLAFFSYFIVRSSASNVLSPQITQLLFYREIQAVLAFFMLIAYKMAREETWEAFIADTLFFGKIFLIALTLIMDYHLTLWYLVVFSVIYVLTQQPPYEELGSASKLTPLQLEALLTEGNTSRFWLVEFRASFSSSCRRASRCFPELSITYSNKNLSFGIVDLGLFPNAAEKFGISPGGSMGQLPTYILFENAIEVSRFPEFNFEATPTPPITKRLLARHFELDRHLLEYVNGK
- the LOC121217554 gene encoding GATA transcription factor 12, giving the protein MEAPAFVPGTTCCSQFTPDKPDHFIVEDLLDFSNDDTILTDQTFDSFSAAVHSTDSSSVTPFDTCNSSSFSASQPNLVAGIASRAFNDGHSSADLYVPCDDLAELEWLSNFVDESFSSDDLQKHQLISGIKIRPDESSETGGFQSVLPNQINDAIDNGDNNHSNNTNNPIFHPDMSVPAKARSKRSRAAPCNWASRLLVLSPTTSSSEPDIVVPVQPPPPNHPGKKPVKTISSKKKEGGVANSDGRKCLHCATDKTPQWRTGPMGPKTLCNACGVRYKSGRLVPEYRPAASPTFVLTKHSNSHRKVLELRRQKEMLRAQQHHQQPFMHHHHQNMVFDVSNGDDYLIHQHVGPDFR